TAGGGGCAGATAAGGTTATATTGCCTGATAAAGAAGTTGCTTATAATGTGGCCCATCAGATAACATTACCAAATTTACATAAAATATTAAATATAGATGATAATATTGACTTAGTAGAGGTAACAGTTCCCGGTGCGATGGATGGTAAATCGCTGCAAGAGTTAGATCTAAGAAGAAAGTATAATGTAAATGTATTTATTTGTAAGAAAAATGGCGGAAAAGCAGATTTGGTGACAGACTCATCAATGAAACTTTATGCTGGGGATATATTAGTTGTCTCGGGTGATAAAGATAATATAATGAAGGTGTTTGCTTAAAGAATAACTGTGGAAGCTTTTTTATCGAATATAGCTCTATTATTATTTCTCTCTGTATTTGTTTTATTGGTATGCGCCAGAATAAGAGTACCTAGCATTATAGGTCTTTTTATAGTGGGCGTTATATCTGGTCCATATGGTCTAGGCTTAATTAATGATCCAGATGAAATCAACATGCTAGCTGATATTGGTGCAATCCTACTATTGTTTATAATAGGTTTAGAATTTTCCATTGAGAATATTTTAAAATTTAAAAAAATATTTTTTATTGGTGGTATTTGCCAGCTTTTATCGACATTTATTGTTATGTTTATCTTGATGAAAATAATGGGAAACCCTAATAATGTTTCTGCCTTTTTTGCTATGATTGTGGGCTTAAGTAGTACTGCAATAGTTTTTAAGTTGTTACAGGAAAAATCTCTTGTGACAAGCCCTTTGGGTAATATTTCAACTGTAATATTAATATTTCAAGATATAATGATTGTTCCAATGATGTTTATGATCCCGCTTCTCTCTGGCGGTTCTTCTTTCAAATTTGATGAAATTATGTTTGTTTTATTAAAGGCCTCGTTAGTCATTGCTTTAATCTTTATTCTATCACGCAAGTTTCTTCCAAAGCTTTTATTTCATATTGCAATGGTTAGGAGTAGGGAGCTTTTTTTGTTGGCAATTGTGTGCATTTGTTTAGTTATTGCTATTTTGACGTCAAAGGTAGGGCTTTCTCTTGCCTTTGGTGCTTTTATTGCTGGATTATTAATCTCTGAATCTGAATATAGTGGATTTGCTATAAATAATATAATGCCCTTTAAGGATCTATTCGCTAGTTTTTTATTTATGTCAATTGGCATGATGTTAAACACAAGTATATTCTTTATACATTTTGAAAAAATATTATTAATATCATTATTGATTATATTTATCAAATGTGTTGCCACTTTTTTGGTGGTCTATATGTTAAAGTATCCTATTAGGATTGCCATAATAGTGGCAATAGCGATATCACAAGTGGGTGAATTTTCCTTTATATTATCAAGAATGGGCTTAGATACAGGTCTTATGGATATAGATAACTTTCAATATTTTATCTCTGCCTCTATATTGACTATGGCATCAACACCTATTTTATTTAACATGTCTTTTAAATTTGCTGATTTAATTTATCAAAAAGTTCACACTTTTACTGATAAAAGTCTTATTCAGGTAGAAAAAAGCGAAGGGTTGAAGAACCATATAGTTGTTATAGGTTATGGTTTAACTGGTAGATTTATTGTTGATAGTGCAAAGTTACTAAAATTTCCTTATGTGATAATTGAGATGAATCCAAAAACTGTTAGAGAACAATTAAAAAAAGGTGAAAATATTATATATGGGGATGCAACAGGTGTTGATACCCTTAATAATGCTAATGTAAAAGATGCAAAGGTTGTAGTGCTTGCAATTTCTGATATCTTGGCTACAAGAGATGCAACAAAAATAATAAAGACCATTTCTAATAAAGCCTATCTTATTGTCAGAACTCCCTATGTCTCAGAGGTGCAGATACTAAAAGAGAGCGGGGCTGATGAGGTTATACCAGCAGAATTTGAGACCTCCCTTGAGATATTAACTAGGGTACTGTTAAAATTTTTAGTTCCCAAAAATGTAGCAGATAAAATCATTGAAAAATTAAGGGCTGACAACTACAAAATGTTAAGGGATGCCTCTTTTTCGAGTCTAAATTTTGATGATATAAATGTGAGTTTACCTGAATTAGATATAATTTCTTATAAGATTGATAATAATTGGCCCTTTAAGAATATGACAATCAAAGATATTGATTTTAGGAATAGATTTTCTATAACAATTTTGGCTATTCTGAGGGACAATGATATAATAATTAATCCTTCTGCATATGAGAAAATATGTTTGGGTGATACTATTATAATAATTGGTAACAAGTCTTGTGTCAGAGGCTTTGTTGATAGTTTTTAACTATGGTTTGCCCCTTTTCAAAAGCTTTAATATTTATATCAATAAATCTATTTTTTACTTTATTTTTAATAGCATCTAGCCAATTATCATTTGAAAAAGGTAGTAGATTACTAAGGGTACCCAGTAGTATTATATTTGTTACCTTTGGATTGCCTACCTCAGATGCAAGCTCTAATGCATTAAACTCATAGATTGTATGAAATATAGCCTTATACTTATCTATAAGATTACTTGGATAATCTAAATTGCCTGTTGTAATAGTTATTGGATAAATTCTTTGTTTATTAACTATTAACACTGTGTCGGGGTTTGCATACTCTAAATATCTTAAAAATTCCATTTCCTCAAAGGATATTATGATATCTGCGCTATTTTCAGAGATAACTGGTGAGAAAATTTTATCACCTATTCTTATATGGCTAATAACTGAGCCGCCTCTTTGGGACATTCCATGGATTTCACTTTTTTTTACATCAAAACCTGATAAAAGGGCAACCTCTGCTAGTATATCACTTGCTAGAATTATTCCTTGCCCCCC
The Deferribacterota bacterium genome window above contains:
- a CDS encoding cation:proton antiporter, producing the protein MEAFLSNIALLLFLSVFVLLVCARIRVPSIIGLFIVGVISGPYGLGLINDPDEINMLADIGAILLLFIIGLEFSIENILKFKKIFFIGGICQLLSTFIVMFILMKIMGNPNNVSAFFAMIVGLSSTAIVFKLLQEKSLVTSPLGNISTVILIFQDIMIVPMMFMIPLLSGGSSFKFDEIMFVLLKASLVIALIFILSRKFLPKLLFHIAMVRSRELFLLAIVCICLVIAILTSKVGLSLAFGAFIAGLLISESEYSGFAINNIMPFKDLFASFLFMSIGMMLNTSIFFIHFEKILLISLLIIFIKCVATFLVVYMLKYPIRIAIIVAIAISQVGEFSFILSRMGLDTGLMDIDNFQYFISASILTMASTPILFNMSFKFADLIYQKVHTFTDKSLIQVEKSEGLKNHIVVIGYGLTGRFIVDSAKLLKFPYVIIEMNPKTVREQLKKGENIIYGDATGVDTLNNANVKDAKVVVLAISDILATRDATKIIKTISNKAYLIVRTPYVSEVQILKESGADEVIPAEFETSLEILTRVLLKFLVPKNVADKIIEKLRADNYKMLRDASFSSLNFDDINVSLPELDIISYKIDNNWPFKNMTIKDIDFRNRFSITILAILRDNDIIINPSAYEKICLGDTIIIIGNKSCVRGFVDSF
- a CDS encoding indolepyruvate oxidoreductase subunit beta, whose amino-acid sequence is MKTNILMTGVGGQGIILASDILAEVALLSGFDVKKSEIHGMSQRGGSVISHIRIGDKIFSPVISENSADIIISFEEMEFLRYLEYANPDTVLIVNKQRIYPITITTGNLDYPSNLIDKYKAIFHTIYEFNALELASEVGNPKVTNIILLGTLSNLLPFSNDNWLDAIKNKVKNRFIDINIKAFEKGQTIVKNYQQSL